In the genome of Blastopirellula marina, one region contains:
- a CDS encoding HEAT repeat domain-containing protein: protein MEQQAGFTQYPVRMTAVMVAVILLAFLGFSIAARWYLLPSRMDDVLMNASEGEIPERMTLVLQHSPTPYQKLAKWMASDRPAISLEASRRLHEQIKQWEQYSGIQIANDATQLAEALHKEMAQYPDKVRDDVHQMAVRMAGWDMGGATQQEGAFLVAVERLMNRSAASKAASEPAASDAMLSEYLDQADTKEATYPRIEPIKHVNEVPLSSGLPWNQADLPTLPRVKSTASQIPLEPSVTTSADVNETLRANQLLSIGQPLKLPPLTSSPRHIDPGPKPLEELPNYGSLTTLEVIWKLHAQSTRLVEHARNELTSRRFTSADLELAARVSHPEIAQRLQVVRELPLMQRDDRKTWLYYMTKDPDESVRYAAAAALITSSDPRLLRQLKAELTTDPSPRIQSLIKR, encoded by the coding sequence ATGGAACAGCAAGCCGGTTTCACACAGTATCCCGTTCGCATGACCGCAGTCATGGTCGCGGTGATCCTGTTGGCATTTCTCGGCTTCAGCATCGCGGCTCGATGGTATCTGCTACCCAGTCGAATGGATGACGTCCTAATGAATGCATCCGAAGGCGAAATTCCCGAGCGAATGACGCTGGTATTACAGCATTCGCCCACGCCTTATCAGAAACTTGCGAAGTGGATGGCATCGGATCGGCCGGCGATTTCGTTAGAGGCAAGTCGTCGCTTGCACGAGCAGATCAAGCAATGGGAGCAGTACTCCGGCATTCAAATTGCCAACGATGCAACGCAACTTGCCGAGGCATTACACAAGGAGATGGCCCAATATCCCGACAAGGTTCGGGACGACGTCCATCAAATGGCCGTGCGAATGGCTGGTTGGGACATGGGAGGAGCGACTCAACAGGAAGGAGCTTTTCTCGTGGCGGTCGAACGGTTGATGAATCGCTCGGCAGCTTCGAAGGCGGCATCTGAACCGGCGGCAAGTGACGCGATGCTGTCAGAGTATCTCGATCAAGCCGATACCAAAGAAGCAACGTATCCTAGAATCGAACCGATCAAACATGTCAACGAGGTACCACTTAGCTCTGGCCTGCCATGGAATCAGGCTGATTTGCCGACACTTCCTCGTGTGAAAAGCACGGCCTCCCAAATTCCATTAGAACCATCTGTTACGACGAGTGCAGATGTGAATGAGACGTTACGTGCCAATCAACTACTGAGTATCGGCCAGCCCCTCAAGCTTCCACCACTGACTTCGTCACCAAGGCATATCGATCCGGGGCCTAAGCCGCTGGAAGAACTTCCTAACTATGGATCCCTAACGACATTGGAAGTTATCTGGAAGCTTCATGCTCAAAGCACGCGATTAGTAGAGCACGCACGTAATGAATTGACATCCAGGCGATTTACATCAGCCGATCTAGAACTTGCTGCACGTGTTTCGCACCCAGAAATAGCCCAGCGGCTTCAAGTTGTACGCGAGTTGCCACTCATGCAGCGTGATGATCGCAAGACGTGGCTTTACTATATGACGAAGGACCCAGATGAGAGCGTCCGCTATGCAGCTGCGGCCGCTCTCATAACTTCATCCGATCCTCGTCTCTTAAGGCAACTGAAGGCCGAGTTAACGACTGATCCCAGTCCTCGCATCCAGTCCTTGATCAAGAGATAG
- a CDS encoding MFS transporter produces MAPGVHEPTIREQDDERTTLSSLSFIGLVLTQFFGAANDNIFRWFVIGIGKERYPEDVGAILMAGTACMVAPYLIFAPHAAYFADRFSKRSVIVSCKVAEVVIMIIGLGLALTGQLEWMLSVVFMLGAQSAMYGPAKLGAIPEILKTKHISSANGIIGLATVVATALGTIVGNLLSDYTHQGTTHLWAAGLIMVGFALVGIVTSMWIQRLPVNQPDMKFPWNPFKNVLKDLKVLRANQAIFYVAVGSAFFWTLAALAQLNIDQFASESGATNQTDVGPLLAVLVVGTAVGCVLAGYWSQGHVEMGILPLGATGLAICSFFLFLTPENIVNEAGQQNFVFFFASLLLFLMGLSAGLFEVPLAAFLQHRAPAEKRGTILAATNFLTFGGILFISVVFWGLTERVYEGSVENIGQIAKLEISPEFKSTVDKEATQLKADLQKDPEATVEPDAIAKSLSSSEEEQKYAFASLLLTQLQVAFADEKPPEKSKLIDRYPDDKRLVGQVFLQATKLPILSSRQIFLLCSAVTIPILFYILYLLPQNSLRFLVWLASETFYRIRVHDRENLPAEGGALLVSNHVSWLDGVLLMLTSSRPVRMLVWGGNFKSEWFRRFVEYHGAILIDRGPKGIQRALQAGREAIENGELVCVFAEGGITRSGQIQGFRPGLLKMVEGTSAPVVPVFIDELWGSVFTFSDGRFFWKMPRSLQIPISIHFGEPIDPPHGIHQIRQAVQELGAIAFKRRVDRVIPPAKTMLRICKSRLFSSKVADSTGVDLSGGIFLTRILVLRRLLNRHILKRRKEEQYVGVLLPPSVAGAAVNGALALDRRVAVNLNYTTSNEVMNYCIKKCGIQSVLTSRKFMDKFDWDLDCEVVYLEDLASKPTAWDKISCLFTAFVTPSWILDRVYGLNKIGPNDTLTVIFTSGSTGVPKGVQLTHANVSSNVQAIQQMIHLNRSDVIIGILPFFHSFGYTVTLWTLFGIDVKLAYHFSPLEPKVIGNLTKKHKGTAILVTPTFLRSYLRRVDKEAFATLEIVVAGAEKLPGDLSDAFEEKFGVRPVEGYGTTELSPLVAVNIPPARSIDNFQIDRKEGTVGRPIPNVAARIVDLDTGEPKGVNEAGMLYITGPNVMKGYFDMPKETSEVLQDGWYKTGDVALIDEDGFLKITGRVSRFSKIGGEMIPHVRIEEAIESIIGPRDNEEEEGLTVAVTAVDHPTKGERIVVLHTRLDQTPEEICQRLKQSGLPNLFIPSVDSFVQVDKIPILGTGKLDLRELKELAKSHFSPNGTTA; encoded by the coding sequence ATGGCCCCTGGCGTCCACGAGCCCACCATCCGAGAACAAGACGACGAACGGACTACCCTTTCGTCGCTAAGTTTCATTGGCCTTGTTTTGACGCAGTTCTTCGGCGCCGCCAACGACAATATTTTCCGTTGGTTTGTGATCGGGATCGGTAAGGAACGTTATCCCGAAGATGTTGGGGCTATTCTCATGGCAGGGACCGCCTGCATGGTGGCACCTTATCTGATTTTCGCTCCGCATGCCGCTTACTTTGCCGACCGTTTTAGCAAGCGATCGGTGATCGTATCGTGCAAAGTGGCCGAAGTCGTCATCATGATCATCGGGCTCGGCCTCGCGTTGACCGGACAGCTTGAATGGATGTTAAGTGTCGTCTTCATGCTTGGGGCCCAAAGTGCGATGTACGGTCCCGCCAAGCTGGGGGCCATTCCCGAAATACTCAAGACCAAGCATATCTCGTCCGCGAATGGAATCATCGGCCTAGCAACCGTGGTCGCCACGGCACTGGGCACGATCGTCGGTAACCTTCTTAGCGACTATACCCATCAAGGCACAACCCATTTGTGGGCAGCTGGCCTCATCATGGTCGGTTTCGCACTGGTCGGTATCGTGACCAGCATGTGGATTCAGCGACTTCCGGTGAATCAGCCTGACATGAAGTTCCCTTGGAATCCGTTCAAGAACGTCCTGAAAGATTTGAAGGTCTTACGAGCCAATCAGGCAATTTTCTACGTAGCCGTGGGAAGTGCGTTCTTCTGGACATTGGCGGCATTGGCCCAGTTGAACATCGATCAGTTCGCTTCGGAAAGTGGTGCGACCAATCAAACCGATGTTGGGCCACTTCTCGCTGTGCTTGTCGTCGGAACCGCGGTAGGGTGCGTGCTTGCCGGGTACTGGTCGCAAGGTCACGTTGAAATGGGGATTCTCCCGCTCGGGGCGACCGGTTTGGCGATATGTTCGTTCTTCTTATTCCTCACGCCTGAAAACATCGTCAACGAGGCGGGCCAGCAGAATTTCGTTTTCTTCTTTGCCAGCTTGTTGTTGTTCCTTATGGGGCTCTCGGCTGGTCTGTTCGAGGTTCCCTTAGCGGCATTCCTTCAGCATCGAGCTCCGGCCGAGAAACGGGGGACCATTCTCGCCGCGACGAATTTCCTCACGTTCGGTGGGATTCTATTCATCTCGGTCGTCTTCTGGGGATTGACCGAGCGTGTTTACGAAGGAAGTGTTGAAAACATCGGGCAGATCGCCAAGTTGGAGATCAGTCCAGAGTTCAAGTCGACGGTCGACAAGGAAGCAACTCAGCTCAAAGCTGATTTACAGAAGGATCCAGAAGCTACCGTCGAACCGGATGCTATCGCGAAGTCTCTTTCGTCAAGCGAGGAAGAGCAGAAGTATGCATTCGCTTCGCTTTTACTGACCCAACTTCAAGTCGCGTTTGCCGACGAAAAACCGCCGGAAAAGAGCAAGCTGATCGATCGGTATCCAGACGATAAACGCCTTGTCGGTCAGGTCTTTCTGCAGGCGACGAAACTTCCGATCCTAAGTTCGCGTCAGATCTTTTTGCTGTGTAGCGCGGTTACGATTCCCATTCTATTTTACATTCTTTATCTCCTGCCTCAGAACTCGCTCCGGTTTCTGGTATGGTTGGCGAGCGAAACCTTCTACCGCATTCGTGTTCACGATCGCGAAAATCTGCCAGCCGAAGGGGGCGCTTTGCTCGTGTCGAATCACGTTTCGTGGCTCGACGGTGTGCTGTTGATGCTGACTAGTAGCCGACCGGTCCGCATGTTGGTTTGGGGTGGCAATTTCAAGAGCGAATGGTTCCGCCGGTTCGTTGAATACCATGGGGCGATCCTGATCGATCGAGGGCCGAAAGGCATTCAACGGGCGCTTCAGGCGGGACGTGAGGCAATCGAGAATGGGGAGCTCGTTTGCGTCTTTGCCGAAGGCGGAATTACACGCAGTGGACAGATTCAAGGTTTCCGACCGGGCCTGCTTAAGATGGTCGAAGGTACGTCGGCTCCCGTGGTGCCGGTGTTTATTGACGAACTTTGGGGTAGTGTCTTCACGTTCAGTGATGGGCGGTTCTTCTGGAAGATGCCGCGAAGTTTGCAAATCCCGATTTCGATTCACTTTGGCGAACCGATCGATCCTCCCCACGGCATTCACCAGATTCGTCAGGCCGTTCAAGAGCTCGGGGCGATCGCGTTCAAGCGTCGTGTCGACCGCGTAATTCCACCAGCGAAGACCATGCTTCGCATCTGTAAGAGCCGATTGTTCAGTTCAAAGGTTGCGGACTCGACGGGGGTCGACTTGTCTGGCGGTATCTTCCTGACACGAATCCTGGTGCTTCGTCGTCTGTTGAATCGGCACATCCTCAAGCGGCGAAAAGAGGAGCAATATGTCGGTGTCCTGCTACCTCCATCGGTTGCTGGAGCCGCGGTGAACGGGGCATTGGCGCTCGATCGACGTGTCGCCGTTAACTTGAATTACACCACCAGCAACGAGGTGATGAACTACTGCATTAAAAAGTGTGGTATTCAATCGGTGCTGACCAGCCGGAAGTTTATGGACAAGTTCGACTGGGACCTCGATTGCGAAGTCGTATACCTGGAAGATTTGGCCAGCAAGCCAACCGCGTGGGATAAGATCAGCTGCCTGTTCACCGCTTTCGTGACACCAAGTTGGATCTTAGACCGCGTCTATGGGCTGAATAAGATCGGCCCGAACGACACGCTTACCGTTATCTTCACGTCAGGATCGACCGGCGTGCCGAAAGGGGTTCAGCTGACCCACGCAAACGTGTCGTCCAATGTGCAAGCTATCCAGCAGATGATTCACCTCAATCGCAGCGACGTGATCATTGGCATTCTTCCGTTCTTCCATTCCTTTGGATACACGGTCACGCTGTGGACGCTGTTTGGAATCGACGTCAAGCTGGCCTACCACTTCAGCCCGCTTGAACCGAAGGTGATCGGTAATCTAACCAAGAAGCATAAAGGCACCGCCATTCTGGTGACGCCTACATTCCTACGGAGCTATCTGCGACGCGTCGACAAGGAAGCATTCGCGACCCTCGAAATTGTGGTCGCTGGCGCCGAGAAGTTACCGGGCGATCTTAGCGATGCCTTCGAGGAGAAGTTTGGCGTCCGGCCCGTGGAGGGTTATGGTACGACCGAATTGTCTCCGTTGGTTGCCGTGAATATTCCCCCAGCCCGATCGATTGATAATTTCCAAATCGATCGGAAGGAAGGAACTGTTGGTCGGCCGATTCCCAACGTCGCCGCTCGAATCGTAGATCTCGACACGGGAGAGCCGAAGGGAGTCAACGAAGCCGGCATGCTCTACATCACAGGTCCGAATGTGATGAAGGGTTATTTTGACATGCCGAAAGAGACCAGCGAAGTGTTGCAGGATGGCTGGTATAAGACGGGCGACGTCGCACTCATTGACGAAGATGGTTTCCTGAAAATCACTGGTCGCGTGAGCCGCTTCTCGAAGATCGGCGGCGAGATGATCCCGCACGTACGCATTGAGGAAGCCATCGAATCGATTATCGGCCCACGAGATAATGAGGAAGAAGAAGGTCTCACTGTGGCCGTCACTGCCGTGGATCACCCGACGAAGGGAGAACGCATTGTCGTCCTTCACACACGACTCGATCAGACGCCAGAGGAAATCTGCCAACGGTTAAAACAGTCGGGATTGCCGAACCTATTCATACCTTCGGTCGATAGCTTTGTTCAGGTCGACAAGATCCCGATTCTCGGTACCGGAAAGCTCGATCTGAGGGAGCTCAAGGAATTGGCCAAGTCGCACTTCTCTCCGAACGGAACAACGGCGTAG
- a CDS encoding NTP transferase domain-containing protein: MKHLAIVQIDDQLNLAPGEQRSDALAPSKLAGRKLAAKPLIEWLVRRVSEAELIDGIVVVMPDEPQYRELANLIPLDIPCHFSTKSTPLARLADASAEYPSSSVVRVPLETPFCDPVLIDRLLTTAQQHEKKDYIGYSMEDGSPACRSNIGLFAEWIRSSALAKAAREVKSVADSYHINSSFLDYPELFKQETLPVPKSLDRNDLRFSVGNEDDWEELLAIVDVLGTETLEWQDMVRVIDGQPTMRDRMAQRNRVIA; encoded by the coding sequence ATGAAACACCTCGCCATCGTTCAGATCGATGACCAACTCAATTTGGCACCTGGAGAGCAGCGAAGCGACGCATTGGCTCCCAGTAAATTGGCCGGTCGAAAGCTTGCCGCCAAACCTCTGATCGAATGGCTGGTTCGACGCGTTTCGGAGGCTGAACTTATCGACGGTATCGTGGTCGTTATGCCAGATGAACCGCAGTATCGCGAGTTGGCGAACTTGATTCCGCTCGATATCCCTTGCCATTTCAGTACGAAATCAACTCCATTGGCCCGACTGGCCGATGCTTCGGCTGAGTACCCATCCAGTTCGGTCGTTCGTGTTCCTTTAGAAACGCCCTTCTGCGATCCCGTGCTGATTGATCGTCTCCTGACAACCGCTCAGCAGCACGAGAAAAAGGACTACATCGGATATTCAATGGAAGATGGTTCGCCGGCTTGTCGGTCGAATATTGGGCTTTTTGCCGAGTGGATTCGAAGTTCGGCCCTAGCCAAAGCGGCCCGAGAAGTGAAGTCCGTAGCCGATTCGTACCATATCAATAGCTCGTTCCTCGACTATCCCGAACTATTTAAGCAAGAGACGCTGCCGGTCCCCAAATCGCTTGATCGGAATGATCTTCGTTTCTCCGTGGGCAACGAAGATGACTGGGAAGAACTGCTGGCGATCGTTGATGTGCTGGGAACTGAAACCTTGGAATGGCAAGACATGGTCCGCGTTATCGATGGTCAGCCGACGATGCGAGATCGTATGGCGCAACGAAATCGTGTGATCGCTTAG
- a CDS encoding response regulator, producing MNTSDSSRGRALVCDDSLLMRKLVIDSLTEDGWTIVGEAQNGKEAVEMYKSLTPDVVTMDIVMPEHDGIYGLEHIIEHDPEAKVVVVSALNQTSLVAEAVRKGAQDFIVKPFLPEHLQETMRRLVDANLPA from the coding sequence ATGAACACATCTGATTCTTCCCGTGGTCGAGCCCTGGTCTGCGATGATTCTCTCTTGATGCGCAAACTGGTGATTGATTCGCTCACAGAAGATGGGTGGACGATCGTCGGTGAAGCGCAAAACGGTAAAGAAGCCGTGGAAATGTACAAGTCGCTGACGCCTGATGTCGTGACGATGGACATTGTCATGCCAGAACATGACGGTATTTATGGCCTGGAGCACATCATTGAGCATGATCCGGAGGCCAAAGTTGTCGTCGTCAGCGCATTAAATCAGACTTCCTTAGTTGCTGAAGCCGTCCGAAAAGGGGCTCAAGACTTCATCGTGAAGCCTTTCTTGCCGGAACATCTCCAAGAGACCATGCGACGTTTGGTTGATGCCAATCTTCCCGCATAA
- a CDS encoding glycosyltransferase, whose protein sequence is MSDVILSPPDQQIATLPEEPQLRPLAKVAHVINGEFYSGAERVQDLLGKCLPSFGYDVSFVCLKPGQFAESRSASVGPIYDLPMRSRLDLWKAKTLADLIKQENFEIVHAHSPRNAMIGMGAAYLANVPFVYHVHSPTSRDSTHQFRNWVNQRIEQVSVTRAEKLVCVSNSLAAHMKSLGVPESRLAVVHNGVPQVFDVPYRELPVGDWTLGTVALFRPRKGLEVLLEAMAQLRERGHQVRLRAVGRFETPDYEQKIKSLVTQLRLAEAIDWVGFTNDVVSEFAKMDLFVLPSLFGEGLPMVVLEAMATGVPVVATDVEGVTEAIIDGESGIIAIPNDPNNLAQRIESILIGTVDWRAMRRNAMERHAESFSDMAMARGVASVYDEILQRTPAVLETV, encoded by the coding sequence ATGTCTGATGTCATTCTATCGCCGCCTGATCAACAAATCGCAACCTTGCCGGAAGAACCGCAGTTGCGTCCTTTGGCCAAAGTTGCACACGTCATTAACGGCGAATTTTATTCCGGAGCCGAACGCGTCCAAGACCTACTCGGCAAGTGTCTTCCAAGCTTCGGCTACGATGTAAGCTTCGTTTGTCTGAAGCCTGGGCAATTTGCAGAATCTCGCTCGGCAAGCGTTGGCCCCATTTACGATTTGCCGATGCGAAGCCGTCTCGACTTGTGGAAAGCCAAGACGCTTGCTGACCTGATCAAGCAAGAAAACTTTGAGATCGTGCATGCCCATTCACCTCGGAATGCGATGATCGGAATGGGAGCTGCCTATTTGGCGAATGTTCCTTTCGTCTATCATGTTCACAGTCCCACGTCGCGAGATTCAACGCATCAGTTCCGTAACTGGGTGAATCAGCGAATCGAACAAGTCTCAGTTACGCGGGCAGAGAAACTTGTGTGCGTTTCTAACAGTCTAGCGGCCCACATGAAATCGCTCGGCGTACCTGAAAGCAGGTTGGCTGTGGTCCATAACGGGGTACCACAGGTTTTCGATGTTCCTTACCGCGAACTCCCGGTTGGTGACTGGACTTTGGGAACGGTCGCCTTATTCCGACCTCGCAAGGGCCTCGAGGTGTTATTGGAAGCGATGGCACAGCTTCGCGAACGTGGTCATCAGGTTCGACTACGAGCTGTCGGTCGTTTTGAAACGCCTGACTACGAACAAAAGATCAAGTCGTTGGTCACTCAGTTGAGATTAGCCGAAGCGATCGACTGGGTCGGTTTCACGAACGATGTGGTCTCCGAATTCGCAAAAATGGATCTCTTTGTCCTGCCTAGCCTGTTCGGTGAGGGACTGCCGATGGTTGTTCTCGAAGCAATGGCCACCGGAGTGCCGGTCGTCGCGACCGACGTGGAAGGAGTCACCGAGGCAATCATTGATGGCGAAAGTGGAATCATCGCGATTCCGAACGATCCCAATAACTTGGCGCAACGAATCGAATCGATATTGATCGGTACCGTGGACTGGCGAGCGATGCGTCGCAACGCCATGGAGCGTCATGCGGAATCGTTCTCTGACATGGCCATGGCCCGTGGTGTCGCATCGGTTTACGACGAGATTTTGCAGCGAACTCCCGCGGTTTTAGAGACCGTGTGA
- a CDS encoding HAD family hydrolase: MSAIRAVVFDMDGTILNTEMLYPKVSAEILRRRGLNLTQDLTDAMMGRPAPVAFQAMIDWHDLADTIQILERESEEIFADILEVSLGLMPGFTELFKSLKDSRYPLAVCTSASRSTALDLLSRFNITPDLDFVIGGDEVQHGKPHPEIYLTAASRLAVSPQEIAVFEDSETGCRAAIDAGTHAIAVPGDHSRKHTFDGAQLIADTLHDQRIYDLLKLSRPV; the protein is encoded by the coding sequence ATGTCTGCGATCCGCGCCGTGGTGTTTGATATGGATGGAACCATCCTGAATACCGAGATGCTCTATCCCAAAGTATCTGCCGAGATCTTACGACGGCGTGGTCTCAACCTGACGCAAGATTTGACCGATGCCATGATGGGCCGACCAGCTCCGGTGGCATTTCAGGCGATGATCGATTGGCACGACTTGGCGGATACGATCCAAATTCTGGAACGAGAATCGGAAGAGATCTTCGCAGATATCTTGGAGGTTTCCCTGGGGTTGATGCCTGGCTTCACTGAGTTATTCAAATCGTTGAAGGATTCCAGGTACCCACTAGCTGTTTGTACCAGCGCCAGTCGCTCGACTGCGCTCGATTTGCTGAGTCGGTTTAACATCACGCCCGATTTAGATTTTGTAATCGGGGGTGATGAGGTACAGCACGGCAAGCCACATCCTGAAATCTATTTGACTGCGGCAAGTCGTCTTGCGGTTTCCCCGCAAGAAATTGCCGTGTTCGAAGATAGTGAAACGGGCTGCAGGGCGGCAATTGATGCGGGTACACATGCCATTGCTGTACCCGGAGATCATAGCAGAAAGCACACATTTGATGGGGCACAGCTGATTGCCGACACGCTCCATGATCAACGTATCTACGATCTGCTGAAACTCTCTCGGCCGGTCTAG
- a CDS encoding Nramp family divalent metal transporter, translated as MSEAAPPPGETPDEIDLTLDPPTRFASMLTRLGPGLIVAGSIVGSGELIATTKTGAEAGFALLWLIILGCVIKVFVQVEFGRYTITSGKTALDGLNEIPGPAVRFRAWGERRSINWLMVYWLLMTLASLAQLGGIVGAVGQAMQICVPLTERGQQYNEFAKTQAEVQIQETLARLARQRDDKPALALAEASLDSLEANMSDVSTQYLELRRTIQATQSQLSTTTDEAEIKQLNQRIKNSRSAMEELKQSIVSIDDKLWAGIIAVITSGLLYMGRYHFIQNFSTILVASFTLVTIGNLFALQFSPDWAVSGSEVLKGLSFSLPGTTVAGATPVVTALATFGIIGVGASELITYPYWCVERGYARFTGPWEASEGWAKRATGWMKVMQLDAWGSMFVYTFATIAFYLLGAAILGRAGMNPESTELIRTLSVMYEPVFGAIAPTLFLFGAFAVLYSTFFVANAGHARVDADGIRLFGVIPPSPQALHNTVSVFNIAFPLLCFVVYAFIPAPARLVLLSGVMQAIMLPMLSFAALYYRYRRIDARLTPGLLWDIGLWLSSFGMLIAGGYLFYAKLPELAVLLSGE; from the coding sequence ATGAGCGAAGCTGCGCCCCCTCCCGGAGAAACACCGGACGAGATCGATCTCACTCTGGATCCACCTACTCGTTTCGCTTCCATGCTTACGCGACTCGGGCCTGGGCTAATCGTAGCTGGCTCAATCGTTGGCTCGGGCGAGTTAATCGCTACGACTAAGACGGGTGCTGAGGCAGGGTTCGCCCTTCTGTGGCTCATCATCTTGGGCTGCGTGATCAAAGTATTTGTTCAGGTCGAGTTCGGACGTTATACGATTACCTCCGGTAAGACCGCGCTTGACGGATTGAATGAAATCCCAGGCCCTGCCGTTCGTTTCAGAGCCTGGGGAGAGCGCCGAAGCATCAACTGGTTGATGGTTTATTGGCTGTTGATGACGTTGGCCAGTCTCGCGCAGCTAGGTGGTATCGTCGGGGCGGTGGGGCAGGCGATGCAAATCTGTGTCCCGCTGACCGAACGAGGACAGCAGTACAACGAATTCGCCAAGACCCAAGCTGAGGTTCAAATTCAGGAGACACTCGCGCGACTTGCTCGGCAACGCGACGACAAGCCTGCGTTGGCTCTGGCAGAAGCAAGCCTAGATTCTTTAGAAGCCAATATGTCCGATGTTTCGACGCAATACTTAGAACTACGGCGAACGATTCAAGCTACTCAAAGTCAACTAAGCACTACAACAGACGAAGCAGAAATCAAACAACTAAATCAACGAATAAAAAACTCGCGTTCAGCGATGGAGGAATTAAAGCAATCCATCGTCAGTATTGATGACAAGCTGTGGGCCGGGATCATTGCCGTTATCACCTCCGGATTGCTGTACATGGGGCGTTACCATTTCATCCAAAACTTCTCGACGATCTTGGTTGCCAGTTTTACGTTGGTCACCATCGGCAATCTCTTTGCATTGCAGTTTTCTCCTGACTGGGCTGTCTCCGGCAGTGAAGTACTAAAAGGGCTGAGCTTTAGTTTGCCAGGAACCACCGTCGCCGGAGCAACGCCTGTCGTGACGGCACTCGCCACCTTCGGCATCATTGGTGTCGGGGCTTCCGAGTTGATCACCTATCCCTACTGGTGCGTCGAACGAGGGTATGCCCGATTCACTGGCCCATGGGAAGCATCTGAGGGCTGGGCGAAGCGCGCCACAGGTTGGATGAAGGTCATGCAACTCGACGCATGGGGATCGATGTTCGTCTATACGTTCGCCACGATCGCGTTCTACTTGCTAGGGGCCGCAATTCTCGGACGCGCCGGAATGAATCCAGAGAGCACCGAATTGATCCGAACGTTAAGCGTGATGTACGAACCTGTTTTCGGCGCGATCGCTCCTACACTATTCTTGTTTGGTGCGTTCGCAGTCCTGTATTCCACATTCTTTGTCGCTAACGCCGGGCATGCACGCGTCGATGCAGACGGGATTCGCTTATTCGGAGTCATCCCTCCTTCGCCCCAGGCACTGCACAACACCGTTTCGGTCTTCAACATTGCCTTCCCGCTGCTTTGCTTCGTTGTATATGCCTTTATTCCAGCCCCCGCCCGACTAGTGCTTTTGAGCGGCGTGATGCAAGCGATCATGCTTCCGATGCTTTCGTTCGCAGCGTTATATTACCGATACCGACGAATTGACGCGCGACTTACGCCAGGGCTGCTTTGGGATATCGGACTTTGGCTGTCTTCGTTCGGGATGTTGATCGCTGGAGGTTATCTGTTTTACGCCAAACTCCCCGAGTTAGCGGTATTGCTAAGCGGGGAGTAA